The Streptomyces sp. NBC_00691 genome has a segment encoding these proteins:
- a CDS encoding sulfite exporter TauE/SafE family protein encodes MTVLVVGASLLIGVSLGVLGGGGSILTVPILVYLAGQGAKEAIATSLFVVGVTSLAALVPHARARRVRWRTGLLFGAFSMAGAYGGGRLAEHVPGGVLLVGFALMMLATAVAMLRGPRRGRAPDRPAEALPESGGRTLGGIAAKGLAVGAVTGLVGSGGGFLVVPALAILGGLPMGLAVGTSLLVIAMNSFAGLAGHVTGVTIDWGLALTVTAAAVLGSTAGARLAGRIPQDTLRTAFGWFVVAMGVLVLARQLPPAVWAHPATWAVLGAGCGSAATAVIGSRARRAPRHP; translated from the coding sequence GTGACCGTCCTCGTCGTCGGCGCCTCCCTGCTCATCGGCGTCAGCCTGGGCGTGCTCGGGGGCGGCGGCTCGATCCTGACGGTGCCGATCCTGGTGTACCTGGCGGGTCAGGGGGCCAAGGAGGCGATCGCCACCTCGCTGTTCGTGGTCGGCGTCACCAGCCTGGCCGCGCTGGTCCCGCACGCGCGGGCGCGCCGGGTCCGGTGGCGGACCGGTCTGCTCTTCGGCGCGTTCAGCATGGCGGGGGCGTACGGGGGCGGGCGGCTCGCGGAGCACGTGCCCGGCGGCGTCCTCCTCGTCGGCTTCGCGCTGATGATGCTGGCCACGGCCGTGGCGATGCTGCGCGGGCCGCGCCGCGGGCGCGCGCCGGACCGGCCCGCGGAAGCCCTGCCGGAGTCGGGCGGCCGGACCCTCGGAGGCATAGCCGCCAAGGGTCTCGCCGTGGGTGCCGTGACGGGGCTGGTCGGCTCGGGCGGCGGTTTTCTCGTCGTGCCGGCCCTGGCGATCCTCGGCGGGCTGCCGATGGGCCTCGCGGTCGGGACGTCGCTGCTGGTCATCGCGATGAACTCGTTCGCCGGACTGGCCGGGCACGTCACGGGCGTGACGATCGACTGGGGTCTCGCCCTGACGGTGACCGCGGCCGCGGTGCTCGGCAGCACGGCCGGCGCGCGGCTGGCGGGCCGCATCCCGCAGGACACCCTGCGGACGGCCTTCGGCTGGTTCGTCGTCGCGATGGGAGTCCTCGTCCTGGCGCGGCAGCTCCCCCCTGCCGTCTGGGCGCACCCCGCCACCTGGGCGGTACTCGGCGCCGGATGCGGAAGCGCCGCGACGGCCGTGATCGGCTCCCGCGCACGGCGCGCGCCGCGGCACCCCTGA
- a CDS encoding rhodanese-like domain-containing protein: protein MSTAPSPVPPSLAPVALHQLVQEGRAPRLLDVRTPGEFRTVHIPGSSNVPLDTLREHRAELLPHLDEDVVLVCRSGARAAQAERALAGAGLPNLRVLDGGMNAWEAAGAPVNRGPERWDMERQVRLVAGSVVLTTGLVGVLVPGVHLVGTAIGAGLTYAAVSNSCLMGVLLSRLPYNRGPRPDIRTVIAELRSTP, encoded by the coding sequence ATGAGCACCGCACCCTCACCCGTCCCGCCCTCCCTCGCCCCCGTCGCCCTGCATCAGCTCGTCCAGGAGGGGCGCGCCCCTCGCCTGCTCGACGTCCGCACGCCCGGCGAGTTCCGGACCGTCCACATCCCGGGCTCCTCCAACGTCCCCCTGGACACCCTGCGCGAGCACCGCGCCGAGCTCCTCCCCCACCTCGACGAGGACGTCGTCCTCGTCTGCCGGTCCGGCGCCCGGGCCGCACAGGCCGAGCGGGCCCTCGCCGGGGCGGGGCTGCCGAACCTGCGCGTCCTCGACGGCGGCATGAACGCCTGGGAGGCGGCCGGCGCACCCGTGAACCGCGGCCCCGAGCGCTGGGACATGGAACGCCAGGTGCGCCTCGTCGCGGGCTCCGTCGTCCTGACCACCGGCCTCGTCGGCGTCCTGGTGCCGGGTGTCCATCTGGTCGGAACGGCGATCGGGGCGGGCCTGACCTACGCGGCCGTCAGCAACTCCTGCCTGATGGGCGTCCTGCTCTCCAGGCTGCCGTACAACCGCGGCCCCCGCCCCGACATCCGTACGGTGATCGCGGAGCTGCGGAGCACCCCGTGA